In the genome of Bacteroides mediterraneensis, the window TTCGCCGAAAAACCCCAAAAACATTCTGAAAATGATGTGAATTGTATTGACTGTTGCCGTATTGGTTTGCGGTCTGCTGTTATGTTGCGTTTATGTACTGTCCAATAAGATTTGTTCACTGAAAAGACAGGTCAGAGATTTGAATGAGAAAATAGGAATAGCGAACTGCTTTCCCGAATATAGCCGTGTCTATCTGAACGATGCTCCAGTCGGGAAAGGACGTCAGATTCGTATTCGTTGCGGTTTGTACAACAAGGCAAGCCGCCTTATTCCGTTTATGGCTCCCGGCATGAGTGTTTCAGTCTATGTGAGCAATATCGTGGAGGAACACTTGAAACGCCACGGAGAATTGCTGAAGAATGAACTTGAATGTTTTCTCTATAAGGATTCTTTATGGAAGAGCTGATATACTTCTGTGTACGGATTGTCTGTATAGGCTATTTGCTGTACAGCGTGTATGGCTGGAGAAGGCGTATCGAAACTGTTTGTACCCTGCTTTATGGGAAACCTTGCGTGAAGAAGGAAAAGAAAGAAACTGTCGTAACGGAATCTGCGGTTTCAGATACAGAAGTGATGGGAAGTACCCGTTATGTCTATCTGGACGAGAATGCCGGAAAGACTGCCGCTCCCTTCATGAGCCAGCCACTTGAAAGGAATTTTATCGGTGAGGAG includes:
- a CDS encoding DUF3408 domain-containing protein is translated as MNEKIGIANCFPEYSRVYLNDAPVGKGRQIRIRCGLYNKASRLIPFMAPGMSVSVYVSNIVEEHLKRHGELLKNELECFLYKDSLWKS